The sequence below is a genomic window from Chryseobacterium foetidum.
CAATTTTAAAACTCAGTATTTTTCGATTGTAAGATTCGTAGCCGTAATGATTTATTTTTTTCTGTCGTGCAAATTCTTCCTCATCCGTAATGCCCAAAATTTCTTTAATTTTTTCATCATCATTCAATTCAAAAATCTCGATCATCTTTTTTGGATCCAGCTTCAGAAGGATGAGGCGTTCTGTTTCTAATGTTTCAAATGTCATTTTTTATTTTTTTATTCCCGCTGATTGTTCAGATTTAACAGATTAAATTGTGTGGAAAATAATTTGCTTTATCCTTAAAATCTGCGTGAGTTGTTAATTCTAATCATTTAGATTTAAATTTTTTCTCATTCGCCCACCTTTTTTGCCCTTTTGCATAGCTAATTTCCATCTCAATCTTTTGTGACTTTTGTGGTTAAACAAAATCAGTTCTTTAATAAATTAATAGAAACCGTCGCCAGATCAGAATTGGGAAATTTTCTAAAAAGTTCCTTATCGATTTTTAAACCCGTTTCCAGACAAATCTTTTTAAATACATCAACTTCCAGAATATATTGATCTGAAAAACCATGAGTCGCCTCATAAGCCGTTGCAGGAGTTTTTCCCAAATTTTCAGCTGTAAGTTTTGAATCTAAAGCATGAAGTTCGATAATGAGAAGTCCGTTTTCACGAATGTACGGCAGCCAAAGTTCCAGATGTTCTTTTAGACTTTCTTCAACTAAACTGTTAGGTAATCGTTTCCCACGATGGACAAAGGCTCCGGTTGAAGTGCTGATTCTCTCAGGCTGACTGTTTTCGGGAGATTTCCAGACTCTGTTGTGGTCTAAAAATGTTCTTATATTTAATAAATCTGAAAGTTCAATTTCATAATTTTCCTTTAAATCATCTGCGAGCTGTTTCGGATTTCCGATGTCGCCCCAGATTACTTTTGCCCAGATATCATTGTTGATAAGGTTGGCTCGGGTCACTTTCAAAGCCGCCTGATTGTAATCGGCACCCACCAGAAACAGAGGATGTTCTTCCAGCATTTTCCCACGAAGCGTGTATCTTTCAATCGTTTCAAAAATATGTTGAATGAAGGCACCGTTTCCGCAACCCATATCCAAAACGCCTTTTGGCTGCAGATGAATCGGTTGATTAAAAATCTGAATAATAAAATCATTCGCCACTTTAAAGTAATTGGAATGCGAACCACCGCTTCCCCAAACGTTCATCGCCCTGTCAACGTGAATTTCATCTTCACCATCGGCAATTTCTCTGATTTTTGAAGCGTTTCCAAACAGAAGATCATCCATTTTATTCAACAGCGGAAGATAGGAAACCGTAACGCCGTACGATGCCGCTCTTTTGGCAAAGTAAATTCCCGTTTCGGTAAATTTGTAATTGTCGCCAGTCTTTTTAAACCAGTTTAAATAAGTCAGAAAGTCCAAGATCACTTCAAAATTTTCTGAGTTTTTGTGAAATTCTGCTGCCTGAAAGGATGTTTCCATAAAGTATTTGTGAAACATTCCTGTCATACCCAAATAAACGATGACTGGGCCGATGATACAACCCTCGATATGTTTTAAAATCTGTTCCTGTACAGTTTTTTCTTCCAAATCATCAGAAAGCTGAATTCCAAAATTACTTTTGACAGAATTGCTCAGTTGTGTAAATTCTTCAATAAAAGAATTCTCATTAATTTTATTTTTAATATCGGTTGAAAGCTTCAGAAACGGTAGGACTTTCAGATAAAGCAAACTGTATTTCTGAAGAAACGGTGTTCTGTTATTCGCTGAAATTGTAATACTGTTATTTTGATTGTCGACATCATAACTTAGAAATCCTTGTGACGCCAAAGCCCGAACTGCTACATTCAGATAACCATCATTAGCCCCAAATTCGTCCGAAAGCTCATTCAGCAATATTTTTTCACGCTGAATAATCAGAGAAATAATTTCCTTTTTTATGAGCGATGTCACGATGGGAGCGGTTACCACGCCATCCAGATGCTTAAAAATCTCCGACCTCAGAATTTCCTTGTCCATACAATATGTTTTTTCTAAAATAAAAAATTTAGATAAATATTCTGAAAAAAGTTTTGCTGTTTAAAAATTAAATATAACTTTGCAATTCAAAGTTCTTTTATATGGAATCAAAAAACTATCACGAAGACTTATCGCACATCCGTTCTATGATGGAACGGTCGTCACGGTTTATTTCACTGAGTGGCCTGTCGGGAGTAGTGGCAGGTTTGGCTGCCATGATTGGTGCGGCTTATGTTTTTTTTGTTTTTAAAAGAGAGGGAATCGATTATTTTGATGGCGACAGAAATATTTTCAGCAAATCTTTGGTTCAGGAACTTGTTGTAATCGGAGCAGTAATTTTGGTTATTGCGATTGCAAGCGGATACATTCTCACTGCCAACAAAAGCAAAAAGAAGGGACTGAAAATCTGGGATGCAACAACAAAAAAATTGCTTTTTGCCTTTGCCATTCCTTTAGTAACCGGAGGATTTTTCTGTCTCGGACTTTTGTATCATCATTTATTCGTTTTGGTCGCTCCCGCAACATTGATTTTCTACGGATTAGCTTTGGTAAGCGCAGAAAGATATACTTTGACGGATATAAAATATTTAGGCTATTGCCAAATCGTTTTGGGATTGCTTTCCTTCTTGTTTTTAGGTTGGGGATTGGTCGCCTGGACGATTGGTTTTGGGGTTTTACATATTGTGTATGGATTGATTATGCATAAGAAGTACAAGTAAAATGGTTGCCTTATATGTTGTTTTTATAGCGGTTTTTGTTTTTGGTATTTCTGTCGTATTATTTAAAGAGAATAAGAGAAAATTTTTGATAAGCGGAATTACTGCCGCGATTCTTTCTCCTTTAATTTATTTTGCATTTGTCTCTTTTCTCATCTTTACAATGAGCATAGAAAGAAGCAGAGATTTTGACGAAAATCTATGGAAAACAACTTCCGAAGCCGAAGGGGAATTTGGTAAATATGAAATGATTGACGATCTTATCGAAAGTGATTTGTTAATTAATAAAGATTCTCTTGAAGTCAAAAAGATTTTAGGAATGCCGGAATATCGGGATAAAGAAAAGAATTTTTGGCAATACTATGCAGGAATGAGTAACGGTTTCGGTTTTGTCGACCATCATCTTATTGTAAATTTTAAGCATGGTAAAGTAAGTAAGCTGGAACATAAAAGACTTAAAGATTAATTGAATTAAAATTAAAATGATCAACATTTCAAAACTCAACAAAGAATTCGAAAGCCGTGTGAGATTGGGCATCATGTCCGTTCTGATGGTCAACGACTGGGTTGATTTTTCTGAAATGAAAAACCTTCTGGAAATCACAGACGGAAATATGGCAAGCCACAGCAATGCTCTGGAAAAAGCCAATTACATCGAGGTGAAAAAAGAATTTGTCGGCAAAAAACCAAAGACTTCTTACCGTGTGACGCAGTCAGGAAGAACGGCTTTCACACAACATTTAGATGCACTTGAAAAATTAATAGGAAGATAAACTCTATATTTTTTTGAAATTAAACTTTGAAATACAAAGTACTTTAATAAATTAAAATTAAAAATTATGATGACAAAACAGCAAAAAGCAGCACTCATTTTCGCTATTCCTTCACTTTTGATGGTGGCAGCATTCGTCACAAATAATTTTGCAGAAGGCTTTAACTGGACGGGTTCAGACTTCCTGATCGCCGCAGTTTTACTCTTCGGAACTGCCTCATTTATTTACATGATTGTGAATTCAAATCTTTCAGTCAGAGCAAAAATTATGATTTCCATCGTCATCGTTCTTATTCTGATGGTTATTTGGGTTGAAATGGCAGTTGGTCTTTTCGGATCACCAATCGCGGGAAGATAAATGTACTCGAAAGGATTATAAGTAAATAAGTTTCACGCAGATTGAGCTGATTCGGCAGATTTGCCAGCAGTTTAAAATCTGCTCAATCCAAAAAATCTGCGTGAGATAAAAAAACATCGCAAAGAAATTAATCATGACTAGAAAACATTTCCTCAAAAGACTGTTACAGCTTTCCGCAGTCGGAGCTTTACCCTTCCTTTATTCATGGCAGATCGAACCGTTTTGGCTGGAGTTTGTACAAAGAAAACTGCCCATCAGAAATTTACCGAAAGAACTGGAAGGTAAAATCCTGATGCCGATTTCAGATTTGCACGTCGGAAACCGTTTCGACTGGAATTTCCTCATCGAGTCCTTTCAGAAAGCCAAAAATTTCAATCCCGATTTTGTGGTGTACACCGGAGATTTCGTCAATCACGGTACTCCCGAAGATCATGAAAGTCTCAAAAGAGTAATGTCAGAAGCCGTTTACGGAAGTTTAGGAACATTCGGTATTCTGGGAAATCACGATTATGGAGTGAAATTTAGGGATGTTGGAACTTCAGAAATTATCTGTAAAATTCTAGAAGACAGCGGTGTTACAATGATTAACAATGCTCAGAAAGATTGCCATGGCTTAAATCTGATCGGCTTCGACGACTTATGGTCGCCCAATTTTGATCCAATGAAAGTCATGAAAGATTACGATCCTTCAAAAGCCAATTTAGTCCTCTGTCACAATCCCGATGTCTGCGACAAAGATGTTTGGAATGGCTATCAAGGCTGGATTCTGAGTGGTCATACCCACGGCGGACAATGCAGAATTCCGGGAGTTGTTACTCCAATTCTTCCCGTCAAAAACAGAAAATATATTTCCGGAGAAATCGATTTGCAGGACGGCAGAATGCTCTACATCAATCGTGCCATCGGGCATTCTTATCAGGTAAGATTTATGGTGAGGCCGGAGATTACGGTTTTTAAATTAACTCAAGCTTAAAACTTTAAAATTATGAAACTGATATTAACAATTATTGCCTTAGCGTTATTGGTTATTACAATTTTTAATGTGGATTATCCCTTAAAAGATAAAACATTGTATGGAATGTATGTAAATACAAATTATCAAAATCCTATTTGTTGTGTGGAAGCACCTCATGAATCAGATACTTTGATTTTGTACAGCGATGGAAATTTTGAAAGCAGATTTTTCGGTAAAGGACAATTTGAAATGAGTAATGGAATCAGTCCGCGAATTGAACTTCATTATAAAAGTTTTGGAGAATCGGCTTTGTTCAGCACTTATTTTTCAAATCAACTTTTCGGGAAGACTAAAATTATTTTGAATGGAGATATGAATCATGTTTACACAAAAATCAACTAAA
It includes:
- a CDS encoding class I SAM-dependent methyltransferase, which codes for MDKEILRSEIFKHLDGVVTAPIVTSLIKKEIISLIIQREKILLNELSDEFGANDGYLNVAVRALASQGFLSYDVDNQNNSITISANNRTPFLQKYSLLYLKVLPFLKLSTDIKNKINENSFIEEFTQLSNSVKSNFGIQLSDDLEEKTVQEQILKHIEGCIIGPVIVYLGMTGMFHKYFMETSFQAAEFHKNSENFEVILDFLTYLNWFKKTGDNYKFTETGIYFAKRAASYGVTVSYLPLLNKMDDLLFGNASKIREIADGEDEIHVDRAMNVWGSGGSHSNYFKVANDFIIQIFNQPIHLQPKGVLDMGCGNGAFIQHIFETIERYTLRGKMLEEHPLFLVGADYNQAALKVTRANLINNDIWAKVIWGDIGNPKQLADDLKENYEIELSDLLNIRTFLDHNRVWKSPENSQPERISTSTGAFVHRGKRLPNSLVEESLKEHLELWLPYIRENGLLIIELHALDSKLTAENLGKTPATAYEATHGFSDQYILEVDVFKKICLETGLKIDKELFRKFPNSDLATVSINLLKN
- a CDS encoding winged helix-turn-helix domain-containing protein, coding for MINISKLNKEFESRVRLGIMSVLMVNDWVDFSEMKNLLEITDGNMASHSNALEKANYIEVKKEFVGKKPKTSYRVTQSGRTAFTQHLDALEKLIGR
- a CDS encoding metallophosphoesterase; this translates as MTRKHFLKRLLQLSAVGALPFLYSWQIEPFWLEFVQRKLPIRNLPKELEGKILMPISDLHVGNRFDWNFLIESFQKAKNFNPDFVVYTGDFVNHGTPEDHESLKRVMSEAVYGSLGTFGILGNHDYGVKFRDVGTSEIICKILEDSGVTMINNAQKDCHGLNLIGFDDLWSPNFDPMKVMKDYDPSKANLVLCHNPDVCDKDVWNGYQGWILSGHTHGGQCRIPGVVTPILPVKNRKYISGEIDLQDGRMLYINRAIGHSYQVRFMVRPEITVFKLTQA